A stretch of the Haloplanus aerogenes genome encodes the following:
- a CDS encoding tetratricopeptide repeat protein, with product MLSGVAASLIATGLVAGTAAGRQFVVRDLRDRRYSTDLDPLLTQFHTELEDQIREEARRRQNWTLLDVVDEWDAVATELEGLEMVYGDVDDAVDAVVETVATETNSDLDDTTRSQLREVVAETYQDAVEAFQQTVANDETLRRQLETELDIQTTARLRELRERLDDYVEQLGPPSRLVHYDADDTEEVVDQLLPPNPVPYVPRPDLRDVPDANKLLLVGPAGAGKTRALAALVQRRRRGVEHIVHPEDLTQPQDQYAFERRQYDGDVLLVWDDIHRINENREIAVFEDVVTKLETTLDRQGHALHLLTAARSGELDRLGDTVAAVRTIQRREEGLWGDIEPVELEPLSHEKLKEIGRRMAEKYGARIEQDILEDLVEAAEHESAPVYLDAVLREGGTVTGDDVQALPETAAEIWAERYDEVLAGADDPALDVLKACKLVFDLGYSRYYCRLVWGFYQQVIGGGSRGMGDFLEAVQSLVDRQWIDTAGDDVYGPEVEYSLHDTQLEAVAIFEETDHGVRTYADAVSEFLLDGLDEQYIPSTDHQWVLQLNARFAFRVKESDVSRPQLAKRHLDHCKEIDPEHPGVHLLYASILEDQLDSEEAEDHYREALALSSPSDDILESDNETAHREYAMLLNNDLDRPGDAADHFRRALELTSPTDDILDSDNEAAHRNYAVLLRDDLDRPEDAADHFRRALELTSSSRDPLDSDDEPVHRNYAVVLRDDLDRPEDAADHFRRALELTSPTDDILDSEDRDTHGSYAILLRHHLDRPEDAADHFRRILQLTSPTDDILDSDDETTHHNYALLLRDDLDRPEDAAVHFRRALAINAPGDEILKSDNEGVHRHYALNLYNGLGRPEDAAAHFRRVLKLTSPTGDILDSDDRDTHRNYAVILRDDLDRPEDAAAHFRRVLELNSPSDDPLDADDRDRHGAYALLLRDDLDRPEDAADHFRRALEITADGDDILDSDDETTHHNYAVLLRDDLDRPEDAATHFRRALELDSPSDDPLDAENESVHRAYAILLRDSLDRADDAAAHLRRALELDSPSNDPLGADDRNLHGAYALLLRQDLDRYADAATHFRRILQLTSPTDDILDSDDLTTHRNYARLLHHELDRTEDAAPHFRRALELDADTEDPLESDNEIIHRNYAAVAYDLDRSDDAADHFRRALELTSPTDDILDSDDATSHRQYASLLRDDLDRPEDAATHFRRALELTSPSNDPLGADDRDLHGAYALLLRHHLDRPADAAAHFRRALEITADGDDILDSDDETTHRNYAQLLYRDLDRPEDAADHFRRALELESATGDPLDADDRNLHGAYALLLDHALDRPEDAADHFRRALELTSPTDDILDSDDETTHRNYAVLLRDDLDCPEDAADHFRRALELDASSTNILDAENRITHQNYARLLRHDLDRPEDAADHFRRALEITSPSDDPLDAENESLHHNYGSLLAEEFGRPEDAADHFRRALEITSPSDNLLDSDSESIHGKYALLLRDELDRPEDAADHFRRILEMTAPSDDILDSEDETTHRNYATLLRHGLDRGEDATPHFRRILELDSPTGDPLDSEDEAVHRNYATLLRNELNRPEDAATHFRRTLELTSPTDDILDSDDRIAHGEYALLLRHSLDRPEDAAAHFRHILELTSDSDDILDSEDETTHHNYALLLQDDLDRPEDAAAHLRRTLELTSPTDDPLDSEEAIVHNNYASLCRRTGQREEAANHYHRVYELMTDAKE from the coding sequence ATGCTCAGCGGCGTCGCCGCCAGTCTGATTGCGACCGGACTGGTTGCTGGAACGGCCGCTGGGCGGCAGTTCGTCGTTCGTGATCTCCGAGATCGGCGGTATTCGACCGACCTCGACCCGCTCCTCACACAGTTCCACACCGAACTGGAGGACCAAATTCGGGAAGAGGCCCGAAGACGGCAGAACTGGACGCTTCTCGACGTCGTCGACGAGTGGGATGCCGTGGCGACCGAACTGGAGGGTCTGGAGATGGTGTACGGGGACGTAGACGACGCCGTCGACGCCGTCGTCGAGACGGTGGCGACGGAGACGAACTCCGATCTGGACGACACCACCCGCTCGCAACTCCGTGAAGTCGTCGCCGAGACGTATCAGGACGCCGTCGAAGCCTTTCAGCAGACGGTCGCGAACGACGAGACGCTCAGGCGACAGCTCGAAACGGAACTCGACATACAGACTACGGCGCGGTTGCGGGAGCTACGGGAGCGCCTCGACGACTACGTCGAACAGCTGGGCCCGCCCAGCAGGCTCGTCCACTACGACGCGGACGACACCGAGGAAGTCGTGGACCAGCTCCTGCCCCCGAATCCGGTGCCCTACGTGCCACGCCCGGACCTGAGAGACGTCCCCGACGCGAACAAGCTCCTCCTGGTCGGGCCGGCGGGCGCGGGGAAGACACGCGCCCTGGCCGCGCTCGTCCAACGGCGGCGGCGCGGTGTCGAACACATCGTCCACCCCGAGGATCTCACGCAGCCACAGGATCAGTACGCCTTCGAACGCCGACAGTACGACGGAGACGTCCTGCTCGTGTGGGACGACATCCATCGCATCAACGAGAACCGGGAAATCGCGGTGTTCGAGGACGTGGTCACGAAACTCGAGACGACGCTGGATCGGCAAGGACACGCGCTGCATCTCCTCACGGCGGCGCGGTCGGGCGAGCTGGACCGCCTCGGGGACACGGTCGCGGCCGTGCGGACGATTCAGCGGCGTGAAGAGGGACTCTGGGGCGACATCGAACCCGTCGAACTGGAGCCGCTCAGTCACGAGAAGCTGAAAGAGATCGGCCGGCGCATGGCCGAGAAATACGGCGCGAGGATCGAGCAGGATATCCTCGAAGACCTCGTCGAGGCGGCGGAACACGAATCCGCGCCGGTGTATCTGGACGCCGTCCTCCGCGAGGGCGGAACCGTGACGGGCGACGACGTGCAGGCGCTGCCCGAGACGGCGGCGGAAATCTGGGCGGAACGGTACGACGAGGTGCTGGCCGGTGCCGACGACCCGGCGCTGGACGTACTCAAAGCGTGCAAACTCGTCTTCGATCTGGGCTACTCCCGCTACTACTGCCGGCTCGTCTGGGGGTTCTACCAGCAGGTCATCGGCGGCGGGTCGAGAGGGATGGGCGACTTCTTGGAGGCGGTTCAGTCACTCGTCGATCGGCAGTGGATCGACACGGCCGGCGACGACGTGTACGGACCGGAAGTCGAGTACAGCCTCCACGACACGCAACTCGAAGCCGTCGCCATCTTCGAAGAGACGGATCACGGAGTCCGCACGTACGCCGACGCCGTGTCGGAGTTCCTGCTCGACGGGCTCGACGAGCAGTACATCCCCTCGACCGATCACCAGTGGGTGTTACAGCTCAACGCACGGTTCGCCTTCAGGGTCAAGGAGAGTGACGTGTCTCGGCCGCAGTTGGCGAAGCGACACCTAGACCACTGCAAGGAGATAGATCCGGAGCATCCGGGGGTTCATCTGTTGTACGCGAGCATTCTGGAAGACCAGTTGGACTCCGAAGAAGCGGAGGATCACTACCGAGAGGCGCTAGCGCTCAGTTCACCCTCCGACGACATCCTCGAATCCGACAACGAAACGGCACACCGCGAGTACGCCATGTTGTTGAACAACGATCTCGACCGTCCCGGGGACGCCGCCGACCACTTCCGCCGCGCCCTCGAACTCACCTCCCCCACCGACGACATCCTCGACTCCGACAACGAAGCCGCACACCGTAACTACGCCGTCCTTCTCCGCGACGACCTCGACCGACCCGAAGACGCCGCCGACCACTTCCGCCGCGCCCTCGAACTCACTTCCTCGTCAAGGGACCCACTCGACTCCGACGACGAACCCGTTCACCGTAACTACGCCGTCGTCCTTCGCGACGACCTCGACCGACCCGAAGACGCCGCCGACCACTTCCGCCGCGCCCTCGAACTCACCTCCCCCACCGACGACATCCTCGACTCCGAGGACAGAGACACACACGGGTCGTACGCTATTCTCCTGCGCCACCACCTCGACCGCCCCGAGGACGCCGCCGACCACTTCCGCCGCATCCTCCAACTCACCTCTCCTACCGACGACATCCTCGACTCCGACGACGAAACCACCCACCACAACTACGCCCTCCTCCTCCGAGACGACCTCGACCGACCCGAAGACGCCGCCGTCCACTTCCGCCGGGCGCTAGCGATCAACGCTCCCGGCGACGAAATCCTCAAATCTGACAACGAGGGCGTACACCGACACTACGCGCTCAACCTGTACAACGGCCTGGGTCGTCCCGAGGACGCCGCCGCCCACTTCCGACGCGTCCTCAAACTCACTTCTCCCACCGGCGACATCCTCGACTCCGACGACCGAGACACCCACCGTAACTACGCCGTCATCCTCCGCGACGACCTCGACCGCCCTGAAGACGCCGCCGCCCACTTCCGACGTGTCCTCGAACTCAATTCCCCCTCCGACGATCCTCTCGACGCCGACGACAGGGACCGCCACGGGGCGTACGCCCTTCTCCTTCGGGACGATCTCGACCGACCCGAAGACGCCGCCGACCACTTCCGCCGCGCACTGGAGATCACTGCGGACGGTGACGATATCCTCGACTCCGACGACGAAACTACCCACCACAACTACGCCGTCCTTCTCCGCGACGACCTCGACCGCCCCGAGGACGCCGCCACCCACTTCCGCCGCGCCCTCGAACTCGACTCACCCTCGGACGATCCCCTCGACGCTGAGAACGAGAGCGTACACAGGGCGTACGCCATCCTCCTGCGCGATTCGCTCGACCGCGCCGACGACGCCGCAGCTCACCTCCGGCGCGCTCTCGAACTCGATTCCCCCTCCAACGATCCCCTCGGCGCCGACGACAGGAATCTGCACGGCGCGTACGCCCTCCTTCTCAGGCAGGACCTCGACCGATACGCGGACGCCGCCACACACTTCCGGCGCATCCTCCAACTCACCTCCCCCACCGACGACATCCTCGACTCCGACGATCTGACGACCCACCGCAACTACGCACGGCTCTTGCACCACGAACTCGACCGCACCGAGGACGCAGCCCCGCATTTCCGCCGTGCCCTCGAACTCGACGCCGACACCGAGGATCCGCTCGAATCGGACAACGAGATCATCCACCGCAACTACGCGGCTGTCGCCTACGACCTCGACCGCTCCGACGACGCCGCCGACCACTTCCGACGCGCCCTCGAACTCACCTCTCCCACCGACGATATCCTCGACTCCGACGACGCGACGAGCCACCGGCAGTACGCGTCTCTCCTCCGCGACGACCTCGACCGCCCCGAGGACGCCGCCACCCACTTCCGCCGCGCCCTCGAACTCACCTCCCCCTCCAACGATCCCCTCGGCGCCGACGACAGGGATCTGCACGGTGCGTATGCCCTCCTCCTGCGACACCACCTCGACCGCCCCGCGGACGCTGCTGCCCACTTCCGCCGCGCACTGGAGATCACCGCGGACGGTGACGATATCCTCGACTCTGATGACGAAACCACCCACCGCAACTACGCACAACTCCTGTACCGCGACCTCGACCGGCCCGAGGACGCCGCCGACCACTTCCGCCGAGCGCTCGAACTCGAATCCGCCACAGGAGACCCCCTCGACGCCGACGACAGGAATCTGCACGGCGCGTACGCCCTTCTCCTCGACCACGCACTCGACCGACCCGAAGACGCCGCCGACCACTTCCGACGCGCCCTCGAACTCACCTCTCCCACCGACGACATCCTCGACTCCGACGACGAAACCACCCACCGCAACTACGCCGTCCTTCTCCGCGACGACCTCGACTGTCCCGAGGACGCCGCCGACCACTTCCGCCGAGCGCTCGAACTCGACGCGTCGTCGACGAACATCCTCGACGCAGAGAACCGAATCACGCACCAGAACTACGCACGGCTGCTCCGGCACGACCTCGACCGCCCAGAGGACGCCGCCGATCACTTCCGCCGGGCACTAGAGATCACCTCCCCCTCCGACGATCCCCTCGACGCCGAGAACGAGAGCCTGCACCACAACTACGGTTCGCTCCTCGCCGAAGAGTTCGGCCGGCCCGAGGACGCCGCCGACCACTTCCGCCGAGCACTAGAGATCACCTCTCCCTCCGACAACCTCCTCGACTCCGACAGCGAGTCCATCCACGGCAAGTACGCCCTCCTCCTCCGTGACGAACTCGACCGGCCCGAGGACGCCGCCGATCATTTCCGCCGCATCCTCGAGATGACCGCCCCCAGTGACGACATCCTCGACTCCGAGGACGAGACCACCCACCGCAACTACGCCACGCTCCTCCGTCATGGCCTCGACCGGGGCGAGGACGCCACGCCTCACTTCCGGCGCATCCTCGAACTCGACTCCCCGACCGGGGACCCACTCGACTCCGAGGACGAGGCCGTCCACCGCAACTACGCCACGCTCCTCCGAAACGAGCTGAATCGCCCCGAAGACGCCGCCACACACTTCCGACGCACCCTCGAACTCACCTCACCCACCGACGATATTCTCGATTCAGACGACAGGATCGCCCACGGCGAATACGCGCTCCTCCTCCGGCACAGTCTCGACCGCCCCGAAGACGCCGCCGCACACTTCCGACACATCCTCGAACTCACGTCCGACAGCGACGACATCCTCGACTCCGAGGACGAGACGACGCACCACAACTACGCCCTCCTCCTCCAAGACGACCTCGACCGCCCCGAGGACGCCGCCGCGCATCTCCGACGCACCCTCGAACTCACCTCACCCACCGACGATCCACTCGACTCCGAGGAGGCCATCGTCCACAACAACTACGCGAGCCTCTGCAGGCGAACGGGCCAGCGAGAAGAAGCGGCGAACCACTACCACCGCGTGTACGAACTGATGACGGACGCGAAAGAGTGA
- the alaS gene encoding alanine--tRNA ligase, whose product MSELEDAYRLDYFEEEGFTRQECASCGAHFWSRIERDTCGEPPCDDYTFIGNPGFDEAYTLEEMREAFLSFFEENGHERIDPYPVAANRWRDDVLLTQASIYDFQPLVTSGETPPPANPLTISQPCIRMQDIDNVGKTGRHTMAFEMMAHHAFNTREDAEDDYAYEGEVYWKDETVQYCDEFFEHMGADPAEITYIEDPWVGGGNAGPAFEVIYRGLELATLVFMSMEQDPDGEYEMKDGNRYSPMDTYIVDTGYGLERWTWMTQGTPTVYEAVYPEMIDFLMEHAGIEHSAAEEDLIREAARLSGYLDIDEIEDLASARAEVAEELGVDADRLTDLLEPLEDIYAIADHCRTLAYMLGDGIVPSNVGTGYLARMVLRRTKRLVDGLGIDAPLDELVDMQAERLGYTNRDTIRDMVRTEEGKYRRTLERGRRKVESIAEEYAERDEPIPRQTLIELYDSHGIQPDMVAEIAQDYGAAVDVPDDFYGLVAARHEGEGASEAAHERDDRLDDLPETDRLFYDDQERTEFEAVVLDVFEREDGYDVVLDQTMFYPEGGGQPADTGTLSTDETTVEVTDVQRRDGVVLHRTDGNPGKGEFVRGRVDAERRYALMRHHTATHVIGYAARQVLGEHVRQAGAQKGTDQSRLDVRHFRRISRSEVKEIERVANEVVRDNRPVTQEWPDRHEAEAKHGFDLYQGGVPPGQQIRLIHVEEDVQACAGTHVSRTGDIGAIKILKTEPIQDGVERIVFAAGEAAIEATQRTEDALYDAADILDVSPTEVPETAERFFEEWKERGKQIDRLKEELAEVRAAAADADEVEIAEGVTAVVRRMDADADELRATANAIVDEGSVAVLGSAQGGSAQFVVGVPDDVDINAGEVVGRLAAQVGGGGGGPPDFAQGGGPDVDALGDALDDAPDVLRAIKNA is encoded by the coding sequence ATGAGCGAACTCGAAGACGCCTATCGCCTCGACTACTTCGAGGAGGAGGGGTTCACTCGACAGGAGTGTGCCTCCTGTGGCGCCCACTTCTGGTCGCGGATCGAGCGCGACACCTGCGGCGAGCCACCCTGTGACGACTACACGTTCATCGGCAATCCGGGCTTCGACGAGGCGTACACGCTGGAGGAGATGCGCGAGGCCTTCCTCTCTTTCTTCGAGGAGAACGGTCACGAGCGCATCGACCCGTACCCCGTCGCGGCGAACCGCTGGCGCGACGACGTGCTCCTGACGCAGGCCTCTATCTACGACTTCCAGCCGCTGGTCACGTCCGGCGAGACGCCGCCGCCAGCCAACCCCCTGACGATCAGCCAGCCCTGCATCCGGATGCAGGACATCGACAACGTGGGCAAGACGGGCCGGCACACGATGGCCTTCGAGATGATGGCCCACCACGCGTTCAACACCCGCGAGGACGCCGAAGACGACTACGCCTACGAGGGCGAGGTGTACTGGAAAGACGAGACGGTCCAGTACTGCGACGAGTTCTTCGAGCACATGGGTGCCGATCCTGCGGAGATCACGTATATCGAGGACCCGTGGGTCGGCGGCGGCAACGCCGGCCCGGCGTTCGAGGTGATCTACCGTGGCCTCGAACTCGCCACGCTCGTCTTCATGTCCATGGAGCAGGACCCCGACGGCGAGTACGAGATGAAAGACGGCAACCGCTACAGCCCGATGGACACGTACATCGTCGACACGGGCTACGGGCTGGAGCGGTGGACGTGGATGACGCAGGGGACGCCGACGGTCTACGAAGCCGTCTACCCCGAGATGATCGACTTCCTCATGGAGCACGCGGGCATCGAGCACTCCGCGGCGGAGGAGGACCTCATCCGCGAGGCCGCCCGTCTTTCGGGCTATCTCGACATCGACGAAATCGAGGACCTCGCGTCCGCGCGGGCGGAGGTGGCCGAGGAACTCGGCGTCGACGCCGACCGTCTCACCGACCTGCTCGAACCCCTCGAAGACATCTACGCCATCGCGGACCACTGCCGGACGCTGGCGTACATGCTTGGCGACGGCATCGTCCCCTCGAACGTCGGCACGGGCTATCTGGCGCGGATGGTGCTCCGGCGGACCAAACGCCTCGTCGACGGGCTCGGAATCGACGCGCCGCTCGACGAACTCGTCGACATGCAGGCCGAGCGGCTGGGCTACACCAACCGCGACACCATCCGCGACATGGTGCGGACGGAGGAGGGGAAGTACCGCCGGACGCTCGAACGCGGCCGGCGCAAAGTCGAGAGCATCGCGGAGGAGTACGCCGAACGCGACGAGCCGATCCCCCGTCAGACGCTGATCGAACTCTACGACTCCCACGGCATCCAGCCGGACATGGTCGCGGAGATTGCCCAAGACTACGGCGCCGCCGTCGACGTGCCCGACGACTTCTACGGGCTGGTCGCCGCCCGCCACGAGGGCGAGGGGGCGAGCGAGGCCGCCCACGAACGCGACGACCGTCTCGACGACCTGCCCGAGACCGACCGCCTGTTCTACGACGACCAGGAGCGCACGGAGTTCGAGGCGGTCGTCCTCGACGTGTTCGAACGCGAGGACGGCTACGACGTGGTGCTCGACCAGACGATGTTCTACCCCGAAGGAGGGGGCCAGCCGGCCGACACGGGAACCCTCTCGACGGACGAGACGACGGTCGAAGTGACCGACGTGCAGCGCCGTGACGGGGTGGTCCTCCACCGCACCGACGGCAACCCCGGCAAGGGTGAGTTCGTCCGCGGGCGGGTCGACGCCGAGCGCCGCTACGCGTTGATGCGTCACCACACGGCGACACACGTCATCGGCTACGCCGCCCGGCAGGTACTGGGCGAGCACGTCCGGCAGGCCGGAGCCCAGAAGGGGACGGACCAGTCCCGTCTCGACGTGCGCCACTTCCGGCGCATCAGTCGGTCGGAAGTCAAAGAGATCGAACGCGTCGCCAACGAGGTGGTGCGGGACAACCGCCCGGTCACGCAGGAGTGGCCGGATCGACACGAGGCGGAGGCGAAACACGGCTTCGACCTGTATCAGGGTGGCGTCCCGCCGGGCCAGCAGATCCGCCTCATCCACGTCGAGGAGGACGTGCAGGCGTGTGCCGGCACCCACGTCTCCCGCACGGGCGACATCGGCGCGATCAAGATACTCAAGACCGAGCCGATTCAGGACGGCGTCGAGCGCATCGTCTTCGCGGCGGGCGAGGCGGCCATCGAGGCGACCCAGCGCACCGAGGACGCCCTCTACGACGCGGCGGATATCCTCGACGTGTCCCCGACGGAGGTGCCCGAGACGGCCGAGCGCTTCTTCGAGGAGTGGAAAGAACGGGGCAAGCAGATCGACCGCCTCAAGGAGGAACTCGCCGAGGTGCGGGCGGCCGCGGCGGACGCCGACGAGGTCGAGATCGCGGAGGGTGTCACCGCTGTGGTCCGGCGGATGGACGCCGACGCCGACGAACTCCGCGCCACCGCCAACGCCATCGTCGACGAGGGATCCGTGGCGGTCCTCGGGAGCGCCCAGGGTGGGAGCGCGCAGTTCGTCGTCGGTGTCCCCGACGACGTCGACATCAACGCCGGGGAGGTCGTCGGTCGCCTCGCCGCGCAGGTGGGTGGCGGCGGCGGCGGCCCGCCGGACTTCGCGCAGGGCGGCGGCCCCGACGTGGACGCCCTCGGCGACGCTCTCGACGACGCGCCCGACGTACTCCGAGCGATCAAGAACGCCTGA
- a CDS encoding type 1 glutamine amidotransferase, giving the protein MTLRLALLDASHGTDHTRRNFRRELDADLAEFDVTSGDLPPDFDYDGVVVTGSRSSVYWDEAWIDDLVDWVARAAERGLPVFGVCYGHQVLAEALGGRVEAMDDIELGYREIERLVDDPLLDGIDTPFVAFETHSDRVVDLPPGATLLAENDRGVQAFRRDDCWGVQFHPEYDRGSAERVTKGKDLPAERIRAVVDDIDDDNYAAACRTKRLFDNFTDYVRERRAVAADD; this is encoded by the coding sequence ATGACCTTGCGGCTCGCCCTGCTGGACGCCTCGCACGGCACGGACCACACGCGCCGAAACTTCCGGCGCGAACTCGACGCCGACCTCGCGGAGTTCGACGTGACCAGCGGCGACCTCCCTCCCGACTTCGACTACGACGGGGTCGTCGTGACCGGGTCGCGTTCCTCCGTCTACTGGGACGAGGCGTGGATCGACGACTTGGTCGACTGGGTGGCGCGGGCAGCCGAGCGCGGCCTGCCCGTTTTCGGCGTCTGTTACGGCCACCAGGTGCTGGCCGAGGCGCTCGGCGGCCGGGTCGAGGCGATGGACGACATCGAACTCGGCTACCGCGAAATCGAGCGGCTGGTCGACGACCCGCTCCTCGACGGCATCGACACCCCCTTCGTCGCCTTCGAGACCCACTCGGACCGCGTGGTCGACCTGCCGCCCGGCGCGACGCTCCTCGCCGAGAACGACCGCGGCGTGCAGGCGTTCCGCCGCGACGACTGCTGGGGCGTGCAGTTCCACCCCGAGTACGATCGGGGGAGCGCCGAACGCGTGACGAAGGGAAAGGATCTGCCAGCGGAGCGCATTCGGGCCGTCGTCGACGACATCGACGACGACAACTACGCCGCCGCCTGCCGGACCAAGCGCCTGTTCGACAACTTCACCGACTACGTGCGCGAGCGACGGGCGGTCGCGGCCGACGACTAA
- a CDS encoding IMPACT family protein, protein MADAEAYLTVAERAQAEFEVKGSEFIGHVAPADSVDEAEAFVGEVREAYADATHNVPAYRVPEGDMLREWASDDGEPTGSAGKPALNVLVQRDLRNVVAVVTRYYGGVNLGVGGLARAYARGVSDAVDAAGVVEERPHERIDIAVDYDDSGTVRGILESAGVEFDAAYEARVTFEVRVPVDDAADLRDRLRSATGGRVELG, encoded by the coding sequence ATGGCCGACGCCGAGGCGTACCTGACCGTCGCGGAGCGCGCGCAAGCGGAGTTCGAGGTGAAAGGCTCGGAGTTCATCGGCCACGTCGCGCCCGCCGATTCGGTCGACGAGGCGGAGGCGTTCGTGGGCGAGGTACGCGAGGCGTACGCCGACGCGACCCACAACGTTCCCGCGTACCGGGTTCCGGAAGGCGACATGCTCCGCGAGTGGGCGAGCGACGACGGCGAACCCACGGGATCGGCGGGCAAGCCCGCGCTGAACGTCCTCGTCCAGCGCGACCTGCGGAACGTCGTCGCGGTGGTGACCCGCTACTACGGCGGCGTCAACCTCGGTGTCGGCGGCTTGGCGCGGGCGTACGCTCGCGGCGTGAGCGACGCCGTCGACGCCGCGGGCGTGGTCGAGGAACGCCCGCACGAACGGATCGACATCGCCGTCGACTACGACGACTCCGGCACCGTCCGCGGCATTCTGGAGAGCGCGGGCGTCGAATTCGACGCCGCCTACGAAGCACGGGTCACGTTCGAGGTGCGCGTCCCCGTCGACGACGCCGCCGACTTGCGTGACCGCCTCCGCAGTGCGACCGGCGGCCGGGTCGAACTGGGGTGA
- the upp gene encoding uracil phosphoribosyltransferase, protein MTIEDRDDAYLVTHALAKDTLSKIRDVETEQVAFRKGLVKLGRICGYEIIDGAMDTEYVSIETPMAETTGERVKGLDDVVIINVLRAATPFVEGLLKAFPRAKQGVISAGRDEEAGMNEDGEFPITIDYVKLPEIREQDTVIVADPMLATGSTMCAVLDYVLDGADPENLFVLSAVSAPDGLLRVGEAAPEADLLTVAIDDHLDEDGFIVPGLGDAGDRAFRTK, encoded by the coding sequence ATGACCATCGAGGACCGCGACGACGCGTATCTCGTCACGCACGCACTCGCCAAGGACACGCTCTCGAAGATCCGCGACGTGGAGACCGAACAGGTGGCGTTCCGGAAGGGGCTCGTGAAACTCGGGCGCATCTGCGGCTACGAGATCATCGACGGCGCGATGGACACGGAGTACGTCTCGATCGAGACGCCGATGGCCGAGACGACCGGTGAGCGCGTGAAAGGCCTCGACGACGTGGTGATCATCAACGTCCTCCGCGCGGCGACGCCGTTCGTCGAGGGGCTTCTGAAGGCCTTCCCCCGCGCCAAACAGGGCGTCATCAGCGCCGGCCGCGACGAGGAGGCCGGGATGAACGAGGACGGCGAGTTCCCGATCACCATCGACTACGTGAAACTCCCCGAAATCCGCGAGCAGGACACCGTCATCGTCGCCGATCCGATGCTCGCCACTGGGTCGACGATGTGTGCCGTCCTCGACTACGTCCTCGACGGGGCCGACCCCGAGAACCTGTTCGTCCTGTCGGCGGTCAGCGCTCCCGACGGCCTCCTCCGGGTGGGCGAGGCCGCCCCCGAGGCGGACCTCCTCACCGTCGCCATCGACGACCACCTCGACGAGGACGGCTTCATCGTCCCCGGCCTCGGCGACGCCGGCGACCGTGCCTTCCGGACGAAGTAA
- a CDS encoding alpha/beta fold hydrolase, which translates to MPTASNGSVSCYYETDGEGETVVFLGDVGYGAWQWGWQHAGLTGPFETLVTDLRGAGRSDAPPGPYAVDDFVADVQAVLDDHGERTVHVVGAGLGGMVALELARISTRPASLGLLGTAPGGADLTLDPLFGSPADPDELESSLAAALSRDFLDAHPDEVARIVDWRAAEDATREAWDAQAAAVEAFDITDRLYEVDCPALVLHGRDDAVWPLEYGRRLAENLPRGEFVELDGGHLIGIERSREVNDRLFGFFESA; encoded by the coding sequence ATGCCGACTGCATCGAACGGGTCCGTGTCGTGCTACTACGAGACCGATGGCGAGGGGGAGACGGTGGTTTTCCTCGGCGACGTGGGCTACGGCGCCTGGCAGTGGGGCTGGCAACACGCCGGGTTGACGGGACCGTTCGAGACGCTCGTGACCGACCTCCGGGGCGCGGGACGATCCGACGCGCCGCCGGGTCCCTACGCCGTCGACGACTTCGTCGCCGACGTGCAGGCTGTCCTCGACGACCACGGCGAGCGGACGGTTCACGTCGTCGGCGCGGGACTGGGTGGGATGGTCGCGCTCGAACTCGCCCGGATCTCGACCCGGCCTGCGTCGCTCGGCCTCCTCGGCACCGCGCCCGGAGGCGCCGACCTGACGCTCGATCCGCTGTTCGGGTCGCCGGCCGATCCCGACGAACTGGAGTCGTCGCTCGCGGCCGCCCTCTCACGGGACTTCCTCGACGCGCACCCCGACGAGGTCGCACGGATCGTCGACTGGCGCGCCGCGGAGGACGCCACCCGCGAGGCGTGGGACGCCCAGGCCGCCGCCGTCGAGGCGTTCGACATCACCGACCGCCTGTACGAAGTCGACTGCCCGGCACTCGTGCTCCACGGTCGCGACGACGCCGTCTGGCCGCTCGAATACGGACGACGCCTCGCCGAGAACCTCCCGCGCGGCGAGTTCGTCGAACTGGATGGCGGCCACCTGATCGGCATCGAGCGCTCCCGCGAGGTGAACGACCGGCTGTTCGGCTTCTTCGAATCGGCGTAA